The Dehalococcoidia bacterium genome has a segment encoding these proteins:
- a CDS encoding IS630 family transposase, which yields VLHRQCLNRRIDTISTVTKEVEAWCKSRNNLNAKINWHFTIDDARVKLRRLYPSITT from the coding sequence ACGTTCTTCACCGGCAATGTTTGAACCGGAGAATTGATACCATCTCCACGGTAACGAAAGAAGTCGAGGCATGGTGCAAGAGCAGAAACAATCTGAATGCCAAGATCAATTGGCATTTCACCATAGACGACGCCAGAGTAAAATTGAGACGGCTTTATCCGTCAATCACTACGTGA